ACCGATAAAGATTTGTCCTACCGCTAAACCGATCAAACAAGTGGTGATCGATAATTGTGTTAATGATGCGCTCGTGTGTAGTTGTTGTTGTAACTGGGGTAGTGCTGGTAAGTACATGTCCATTGATAGTGGTCCGAACGCGCTTAACGTTCCCAGTAAAATCAATAACCAAAGTTCCCGTCGTTTACTCATTAAAAAGATCCTCCTAGATAAATGTGCGCCAAGTCTGAGCACTTTTTACACATGCTAATTAATTCCAAAAAAAATTAGACCCGCGTGAGCTATGAGCTAACGCTGTCTAATTTGTATTTAGTCGTGCTTAAATTATCCTTGCCGCCAATGATTATACCCTAAAGCAATGATATAAAACAAACATTCAAACGAGGCAATGAAGAAGGTAACCGGCCAGTTAGTGATGTAGCCGAGATACAGGCCACCCCAAACGCCGATCAACGACATGCCAACAGCTACAGCCATCATACTGCTGACCGTGTGGGCAAAGTAGCGCGCACTAGCTGCCGGCAACGTTAGTAAAACGAAAATCAACAACGAGCCGACGATTTGTGCAGCAACACTGACGGATAGCGCGAGTAGGACGAGAAAGGCAATTGATAAAACGTTGGTCCATAAGCCTTTAACGCGGGCTCCAATGTGGTCAAACGAATCGAATTTTAGATCGCGATAGATGAATAAGACCACTAACAAAACAACGGCGGACAAAACGATCACTTGGATCACGTTTGCGCGACTGATACCAATAATGCTGCCGAACAAAATATTGGTTGCGTAACTTGACGTTTTGTTGGCTAGCGAGAGAAATAAAATACCGAGCCCGATAAACAGACTAGAGATCGCACTGATCGAAGCCTCGCGCCGGGCAGCCTTTACGCTGAGTTGACCCACAATGACCGAACTGATCATCGTAAATAATAGCATCCCATTTAACGGCGGCCAGCCAGCGAAAATCCCGAAGGCAGCTCCGGCAAAGCCAATCTCAGATAAGGTATGGGTCAGAAATGACATATTACGGGCAATCACGAAGACGCCAATGATGCCGCTGATGATTGCAATAAAGGTACTCGCCAAAAAGGCATTTTGCATAAAAGGTAGGCTAAGCATTTGTCAGATCACCTCCACGTTCAGTGCTGATCAGCGCATCTTCTGGTAGCTCAGCGATTGGACCATATTCATAGCCTTTACGGCGTAATAATAAATAATCGTCTGCGTACTGCTTAGCTAATGGTAGATCATGGGTCACGAAAATAACCGTTAAATTTTGTTCGCGGTTAAATTTTTTGACGAGATCTAAAAGTTCGTATTTCATCATATTATCTAGACTGGCAGTTGATTCGTCTAAAATCAAAAGATTCGGCTGTTCAACTAAGGCTTGAGCCAAATAAGCACGCTGCTTTTCGCCACCAGAAGCCATACCCAGTGGCCGCTTAGCGATGGCCGTCAAATTGGTGCTGCGAATAGCAGTATCAACGGCCTGTCGCTCTTTGTGCGATAACCACGGTAAATGGATCCCGCTAAGATTAAGGCTGACGAAATCGCGAATCGATAATGGGTATTCTTCATCTAAATTACGAAATTGGGGCACATAACCGATCCGAATGGCTTTACGCTCTGGAAAAAAACGAATCGCACCGCTACTAGGTTTTAATTGCTGCAATAAAGTTCGAATCAAGGTTGTTTTACCAGCACCATTTTCGCCGACAATACTTAGAAAGCGGCCGCGTTGGAGTGTGAAATTCAAGTCTTGAAATACCTGATGGTCAGGGAAGTTGACCGCCAGATGCTCAACTGCTAAAAGTGGTGATTGCGTCATGATGACCTTCCTTTTTATAAGAGAGTGGGTTGAAATAGCGCTCAGATTTTGAGTACTAGTGTTGCTTGGATATCATATTTAAAATAGACGTAAACAGATCCGATTAGATTCCATTTCGGAGCTGGTGTATGGAATCTAACCAGCTCTGTCTTGATTCAATCAAACTTCAGAGTTTTAAAAATTAGTTAAAGGTTTTAATTATGATAGCTATGCGCAATAATCTGCTTTTTCAACCACGTTTACGATTGATCCTGCTCACTGTTCAGCGGTCTGGATCTTAGCTAATTGGTCGTATTGCTTTAACATCCACTGCCGATAATTAAGACCATGGGGCATCGTTTCGGTTACTTTAATGACGGGCACATTATGTCTGTGTGCCAAACTAACCAAGTTAGCGATGACTTTATCTGTTGATTGACTATTTTGAACGAAAAAGGCAATTTTACGATTGGTGATCGCAGTTTGTAGTGATTTGATGTCGCTAGGTGAAGGGTCTGTCCCTTCTTCAATGGCACGCGCAAAATGTTGATCACTAATTTGATAACCTAGTGCGGACAAGGCGTAATTGAAAACAGGTTCGCTGACTGCAACTTTTTGCTGTTGTTTATTTTGTTTTAATTGCGTTAATTTAGTGTTGATCGGTTGCAATGACTTAATGTACTTCTCGGCGTTGCGCTGGTAAGCTGCTTTGTGCTTTGGATCGCGCTTAGCGTAGACTTTAGCTAAATGGCGCGCTAATTTTGGCATCGTGTTTTTATTATACCAAAGGTGTTCGTTGGCGCCGGTTTTCTTGCCCATTAAATCCTCGCCGACGCGGATGTTGGTGACGTTGTCGTCACCATTGGCATTAATCAGTTTTTGCATCCAACCATCGTAACCGATTCCGTTAGCAATCACGACATCTGCTTTAGCAACGGTGCGCGCTGTTTTTGTCGTCGGTTCAAAATCGTGTGGGTCAGTATTCGGGCTGGTGATGATCGACGTCACCGTGCCATGATCACCCAGCACTGCTTTGGCAACTTCACCATAAAAGTTCAATGAACTAACAACGGTGATGCCATCATTCTTGGCAGCTGGTTTGGTGCTACAACCAACGAGGAGCAATAAAAGGCTGGCTAACAAGGTAATGCTAGCCCAAAGTTTGTGTTGCTTCATCATTAATCAATTCTCCTTAAAAAAGTGTAATATTCTTGGATCATCCACAGTTCAGGCCGACTAATTTGATATACTGAAGCTTGATTAGAACGTGTTTAAAAAGGCGCTTAGATTTTTGAACGCTAAGTAGGTAATAAGCAACCTAGATTGATGTGTTTAACTTACGTCGCTAAGCAAAGCAATCGGCCTTTTAGACACGATTAGTTGAAATAAGATAAGCAAAAAAGCTTCAGAACCTATTTTTAGGGGCTTTTTTAAGAACACTTAGCTTAGTTTACTGGTAAAATTTATTTTGTCAAGTGATTTTGTTCTTGCTAAATCAACGAAATTCGACTTTGACTAAGCTTGAATAACTAATTTAGTTTCCTTGAAAACAATTAATTAAGAAAGTGTGAATGCTTTGTTAACAGCGATCAGGCACCGTGTAAATAGTCGGCTAGGCTTTTTTGGCCTCGTTGTGATTTTGTTTTGGCTAAAAACACTTTTAGCTTATACGCTTGATTTTTCATTAGGCGTCAGTGGCATTTACCAATATTTCATTTTGATCATCAATCCATTGGCGACTACGCTTATTTTTTTTGGCATTGCTTTGTATATCAAAAAACCGTGGTGGTCATACCTGACTCTGCTGGTTTTACACGCGGCCAACACGGCGCTGCTGTATTTTAATGTGATCTATTATCGTGAATTTACCGACTTTATGACGATCAACACGATCACCGGTTTTTCCAAAGTTTCTAATGGGATCAGTGGTAGTTCGTTGGCGCTAACTAAGGGTCACGACGTGTTTTATTGGCTAGATATCGTTGTGTTACTAGTTTTGCTTTTGGCGCGCTTGATCAAGGTTGATAAAAAGCCACTACCGCGTCGGTTACCTTGGGCGCTGACTTCGTTGGGCGTCGTTTTATTTGCGTTTAATCTGACTTTAGGTGAAATCGATCGGCCACAGTTGTTGACACGGACGTTTGATCGTAATTATATTGTTAAGTATTTAGGCATCGATGCTTATACGATCAATGATGCCTTCAAAACTGCCCGCAATGATCAGGTGCGCGCATCAGCTAGTACTTCGGATCTGGCTAGTGTGCAGCAGTATATTAAGCAGCACTACGCTGCAGCTGATCCGCAAATGTTTGGTTTGGCGAAAGGTAGAAACGTGATCGTGATCCATTTAGAGAGTTTTGAACAATTTTTGATCGATGATAAAATTGATGGTAAAGAAGTTACCCCGTTTTTGAATAGTCTCTATCATGACAAACAAACCTATGCCTTTGCTAATTTTTTCCATCAAGTCGGGCAGGGGAAAACTAGCGATGCGGAGAATTTGTTGGAGACCAGTACTTATGGCTTGCCGGAAGGCTCGCTATTTTCCCAATTAGGCAGCGATAATACGTTTCAAGCGGCACCAGCGATCTTACAGCAAACGCAAGGCTACTCATCGGCAGTTTTTCATGGTGATGTGGCTAGTTTTTGGAATCGCAATAATGTGTATAAGAATATGGGCTACCAAAACTTCTTTGATAAGAGCTATTTTGATGCGGCTGGCGATCGCAGTATTGGTTATGGCTTGAAGGATAAACTGCTGTTCAAAGACTCAGTCAAATATTTGGAACAAATGCAGCAGCCATTTTATGCGAAATTTATTACGGTTACCAATCATTTTCCATTTGAAATGGACAGCGAAGATACTGACTTTCCTAAGGCGGATACCGCTGACAGCTCGGTCAATAATTACTTTCAATCGGCGCATTATCTAGATCAATCAGTTGAAGAATTCTTCGCTTATTTGAAGGCCTCCGGTTTATATGATAAGTCGATCATCGTGTTATACGGTGATCATTACGGTATTTCTAATACACGTAATCTGGACTTGGCACCTTTGCTAGGAAAGTCCGCTGATGATTGGACGGCATACGATGATGCACAAATGCAGCGGGTTCCGTTTATGATCCACATTCCTGGGGTGAAAACTGGTAGTGTTCAGCAGCAATACGCTGGTGAAGTCGATGTTTTGCCAACAATCGAGCATTTGTTAGGAATCAAGACTAAGCGTTATCTGCAATTTGGAACGGACGTTTTTTCGTCGCAGCATGATCAAGTGGTGGCGTTCCGCGATGGCGATTGGGTCAGTCCGCAGTACACTAAGGCGGCGGGGAATGTTTATGATCAAAAAACTGGGACTGAATTGACTAAGCTGACTAAAACGCAACAAACGCAGGTCGATGACAATCAGAATAGAGTGACAACGGCATTGCGCTTATCGGATAAATTGAATAACGGTAATTTATTGCGCTTTTACACGCCAAAGGGCTTTAAACCGGTGCAACCACAGAATTATAATTATACGGATGGCTTCACTAAGCTGGCCCAACTGCGTGAAACCTTAGGTCAAAAGTCAACTAGCTTGTATTCGCAAAATCATGATCATTCCACTGCTGATCTGTACCAAACGGACGCACCAGAGGCAAAGTAACGTAATCTTCTATCTTGCGGTCAAATTAGTAGTAAAAATAATAGAACAAGAACACTTTAATAAAGTAGGATAAAACGATACGGAGGGGTAAAATGGCGATCAGTAAAACGACACAGTCAGAATTACAACGTTTCGCGCGGGCGCAAACGCGTTTGCGGTTAGTCAAAAATGAACGGACTTATTTTGAACAATTAGGTGCACGCGTCGGCCGCGATATTCATTATCACGGAATTTTACGTTTCACGCCGAAAACCCATTTGGTCGAAGCCGATGAGTTGGCTGGCTATATGATCGATTATATTCAAGCACGGACGGCCGCGGGAATGGATGAAGCCGATGCATTGGCGCAAGCGGAAACGGTTTTTATGGTCGATGCACCGGAAAATCCTTTGGTAGTCAATCCTGATTATCGCCAGTGGCAAACTTATTATGCGCAGTTAGAGCAGGTAACGTATAAATTACTTTGGCTCGTCTTCAGTAGCCGCTTATTGATTGGAACGGTGGTCGGTGCAATGCTCGGGGTTTTAGCTGAAAGCCGTTATGCTGACCGTGCGTTAGGCTGGCTTTTCTGGCTACTCTTGGCGCTTGGGGCTTTGTTAGGCCTAGGGCTAGGTACTGCCAGCATGCTGAAAGTCGCGTGGTCAGAGCGCTGAGCTTACAAAACTGTCACTGGTAATTCAGTCTGTAAATTCGTATACTAATGAAAAAGTGTTGGAGGTAAGCGAATATGCGTAAATGGATCTATGCCTTAGTGGCGCTGATCGTTGTTGGATTAGGCTTTGGCTGGTACCAGTATGAATACGGTGGTCAGAGTT
This is a stretch of genomic DNA from Loigolactobacillus coryniformis subsp. coryniformis KCTC 3167 = DSM 20001. It encodes these proteins:
- a CDS encoding metal ABC transporter permease → MLSLPFMQNAFLASTFIAIISGIIGVFVIARNMSFLTHTLSEIGFAGAAFGIFAGWPPLNGMLLFTMISSVIVGQLSVKAARREASISAISSLFIGLGILFLSLANKTSSYATNILFGSIIGISRANVIQVIVLSAVVLLVVLFIYRDLKFDSFDHIGARVKGLWTNVLSIAFLVLLALSVSVAAQIVGSLLIFVLLTLPAASARYFAHTVSSMMAVAVGMSLIGVWGGLYLGYITNWPVTFFIASFECLFYIIALGYNHWRQG
- a CDS encoding metal ABC transporter ATP-binding protein; the encoded protein is MTQSPLLAVEHLAVNFPDHQVFQDLNFTLQRGRFLSIVGENGAGKTTLIRTLLQQLKPSSGAIRFFPERKAIRIGYVPQFRNLDEEYPLSIRDFVSLNLSGIHLPWLSHKERQAVDTAIRSTNLTAIAKRPLGMASGGEKQRAYLAQALVEQPNLLILDESTASLDNMMKYELLDLVKKFNREQNLTVIFVTHDLPLAKQYADDYLLLRRKGYEYGPIAELPEDALISTERGGDLTNA
- a CDS encoding metal ABC transporter solute-binding protein; the encoded protein is MMKQHKLWASITLLASLLLLLVGCSTKPAAKNDGITVVSSLNFYGEVAKAVLGDHGTVTSIITSPNTDPHDFEPTTKTARTVAKADVVIANGIGYDGWMQKLINANGDDNVTNIRVGEDLMGKKTGANEHLWYNKNTMPKLARHLAKVYAKRDPKHKAAYQRNAEKYIKSLQPINTKLTQLKQNKQQQKVAVSEPVFNYALSALGYQISDQHFARAIEEGTDPSPSDIKSLQTAITNRKIAFFVQNSQSTDKVIANLVSLAHRHNVPVIKVTETMPHGLNYRQWMLKQYDQLAKIQTAEQ
- a CDS encoding LTA synthase family protein: MLTAIRHRVNSRLGFFGLVVILFWLKTLLAYTLDFSLGVSGIYQYFILIINPLATTLIFFGIALYIKKPWWSYLTLLVLHAANTALLYFNVIYYREFTDFMTINTITGFSKVSNGISGSSLALTKGHDVFYWLDIVVLLVLLLARLIKVDKKPLPRRLPWALTSLGVVLFAFNLTLGEIDRPQLLTRTFDRNYIVKYLGIDAYTINDAFKTARNDQVRASASTSDLASVQQYIKQHYAAADPQMFGLAKGRNVIVIHLESFEQFLIDDKIDGKEVTPFLNSLYHDKQTYAFANFFHQVGQGKTSDAENLLETSTYGLPEGSLFSQLGSDNTFQAAPAILQQTQGYSSAVFHGDVASFWNRNNVYKNMGYQNFFDKSYFDAAGDRSIGYGLKDKLLFKDSVKYLEQMQQPFYAKFITVTNHFPFEMDSEDTDFPKADTADSSVNNYFQSAHYLDQSVEEFFAYLKASGLYDKSIIVLYGDHYGISNTRNLDLAPLLGKSADDWTAYDDAQMQRVPFMIHIPGVKTGSVQQQYAGEVDVLPTIEHLLGIKTKRYLQFGTDVFSSQHDQVVAFRDGDWVSPQYTKAAGNVYDQKTGTELTKLTKTQQTQVDDNQNRVTTALRLSDKLNNGNLLRFYTPKGFKPVQPQNYNYTDGFTKLAQLRETLGQKSTSLYSQNHDHSTADLYQTDAPEAK